From Acidihalobacter aeolianus, a single genomic window includes:
- a CDS encoding DEAD/DEAH box helicase, with translation MRGDEQVIDDKLLKKAIYAIDELRWKKDIFSRRLATLLIALTWEHSSSKQRESLSDFFIVSLSRLGIAPSTGMIDHDFAITGQYRPTNSFLTELQIAALQSSNEIRISSSIFLLTEFQLGVLNAIERHRLVGISAPTSAGKSFAIYLTIIRHLQQSTASVIYVVPTLSLVSQVSRDLRELTRKTETDHVRIFTTYHPTDEKSIFVLTQERAMGAIDGSSLPEKGFLVVDEVQNLERVAQDSDQRAKILFDLLKELKDSGRLEKIVLSGPRLSNIGNVGFEIFGEPSDEQESQLAPVVNITYAIEQHKGRYWLNQYVDTLEAPNSISITEQGRIAGYGQSLYTDQFLDYLAYLVSSLGPKSHNIIFSPTAAQARNTARALAAKLVIDDVDERTISLAEYLKETVHPSYKLAETVKMGVGYHSGRVPMHARAAIEDAFRLGVIKDLVCTTSLMQGVNLPATTVIVRNPNLFIKRSKYGAAKLSPYEFANLRGRAGRLLKDFVGRSVVLDASAFVEEDTQDDLFKDEYKDLSPGYHEAFDQHRREVVENLDHPEPASGGPHKFLVIYIRQTLLRLGLPGTNRLREVGILLSNDEISNTLNALNNLKIPKAKALSHRYWDPFDLDIIYRLSEHNNLPSLPSSVWDRDVAKTLHDIIEFHADQLNYYYQRYIGESTEDRFVWAMCLSVEKWAREVSLRDILDQRHFIENIDDKIDEQITLLMNKVVYGIPSLLKPYADILNQGAPMLASIEWGSFHPVTRHLLEKGVPRDTAISARKNLLYDLNGDENDLDELVANRLTTGIMNLGYWERRQLSEAMD, from the coding sequence GTGCGCGGCGATGAGCAGGTTATAGACGACAAATTACTAAAGAAAGCCATTTATGCCATCGATGAACTGCGATGGAAGAAGGATATATTCTCACGACGCTTGGCAACATTGTTAATAGCACTAACCTGGGAACACTCATCCTCAAAACAAAGAGAATCCCTGAGTGATTTTTTCATCGTGTCACTTTCCCGTTTAGGAATAGCGCCTTCAACGGGGATGATAGATCATGATTTTGCAATTACGGGGCAGTATCGCCCGACAAATAGCTTTTTGACAGAGCTTCAGATAGCAGCATTACAATCTTCAAATGAAATTCGCATTTCCAGTTCAATATTTCTGCTAACAGAGTTTCAATTGGGTGTGCTCAATGCCATAGAAAGACACCGCCTAGTTGGAATCTCCGCGCCAACATCAGCGGGCAAATCGTTTGCAATATACCTCACTATAATTCGACACCTTCAGCAAAGCACTGCGTCGGTGATATACGTTGTACCGACATTGAGTTTGGTTAGCCAGGTATCGCGTGATCTAAGAGAACTAACTCGAAAAACAGAAACCGATCACGTCCGTATTTTCACAACGTATCATCCGACCGACGAAAAATCGATCTTCGTGCTTACACAAGAACGAGCTATGGGAGCGATTGACGGGTCAAGCTTGCCGGAGAAAGGATTCTTGGTTGTAGATGAAGTACAGAATCTTGAACGAGTAGCTCAGGATAGCGACCAACGCGCGAAAATCCTATTCGATCTATTAAAAGAATTAAAAGATAGTGGTCGGCTTGAAAAAATTGTCCTTAGTGGTCCGAGACTAAGCAACATTGGAAACGTGGGCTTTGAGATATTTGGTGAGCCGTCTGACGAGCAAGAGAGCCAATTAGCGCCGGTGGTTAACATCACATATGCCATCGAGCAACACAAAGGGCGATACTGGCTTAATCAGTATGTGGATACACTAGAAGCGCCGAATTCAATATCGATCACCGAGCAGGGCCGCATTGCTGGATATGGTCAATCTCTTTACACAGATCAGTTCTTGGATTATCTTGCTTATTTAGTATCCAGTTTGGGCCCAAAATCACATAACATAATTTTTTCCCCAACTGCTGCCCAAGCCAGGAACACCGCCCGCGCACTCGCTGCCAAGTTAGTCATCGACGATGTCGACGAGCGAACTATATCTCTTGCCGAATACCTTAAAGAGACGGTGCACCCATCATACAAGCTCGCAGAGACTGTAAAAATGGGGGTTGGTTATCACTCAGGAAGGGTTCCCATGCATGCTCGCGCAGCCATTGAGGACGCCTTCCGACTTGGAGTCATTAAAGACCTGGTTTGCACAACCTCTCTTATGCAAGGTGTTAATCTTCCTGCTACGACTGTAATCGTAAGAAATCCAAATTTATTCATTAAGCGGAGCAAATATGGCGCTGCCAAGCTGTCACCTTACGAATTCGCCAATTTACGCGGACGAGCAGGCAGGCTTCTTAAGGATTTTGTGGGACGGTCAGTCGTTCTTGATGCAAGCGCCTTCGTAGAAGAGGACACACAAGATGATTTATTTAAAGACGAATATAAAGATTTGTCACCCGGTTATCATGAAGCGTTCGATCAGCATCGCCGCGAAGTGGTAGAAAATTTAGATCATCCAGAACCGGCTTCGGGAGGACCTCATAAGTTCCTTGTTATCTACATAAGGCAAACACTACTTCGACTCGGCTTACCTGGAACCAATCGACTCCGCGAAGTCGGAATACTGCTGTCTAATGATGAAATTAGCAACACGCTCAATGCACTTAATAATCTTAAAATCCCTAAAGCAAAAGCACTATCTCATCGCTACTGGGACCCATTTGATTTAGACATCATATATCGCCTTTCGGAACATAATAATTTACCGTCACTTCCTAGTAGCGTTTGGGATAGAGACGTCGCAAAAACGCTTCACGACATAATAGAATTTCATGCGGATCAATTAAATTATTATTATCAACGATACATTGGCGAGAGCACCGAAGACCGATTTGTGTGGGCAATGTGCTTATCGGTGGAAAAGTGGGCTCGCGAAGTATCACTTCGGGATATTCTTGATCAGCGACATTTTATAGAGAATATCGACGATAAAATTGATGAACAAATTACCCTCCTAATGAATAAAGTTGTTTATGGTATTCCTTCATTACTTAAGCCGTATGCTGACATACTAAATCAAGGCGCACCAATGCTTGCCTCTATTGAATGGGGTTCGTTCCACCCAGTTACCAGACACCTCCTTGAAAAAGGCGTTCCACGTGATACGGCTATAAGTGCCCGCAAAAATTTACTTTATGACTTAAACGGTGATGAAAATGATCTGGATGAACTTGTCGCAAATAGGCTAACTACAGGCATCATGAATCTTGGGTATTGGGAGCGCCGACAGTTATCTGAAGCAATGGACTAA
- a CDS encoding IS5 family transposase: MRGADIHQDGLFSTVSPEQRVPKDHPLRPIRRMVDQALKELDADFDALYAHMGRDSIPPEKLLRAQLLMAFYTIRSERLLVEQIDYNLLFRWFVGFSMDDPVWHHSTFTKNRDRLLAGDVARTFFARVLDQARAADLLSSEHFSVDGTLIEALASHKSYRPRDEDAPPSGGGRNPTVDFRGQKRCRETHVSRTDPDALLYRKSEGTTAKLSYLGHLLMENRHGLIVESQTSQATGTAEREAGVELVDALGGSHRITLGADKNYDTQGFVAAMRGRNVTPHVAQNTAGRRSAIDGRTIGHPGYRTSLTIRKRIEECFGWLKTIAGLRKSRFVGREKLDFQFVLSAAAYNLVRMRNLGLAAC; this comes from the coding sequence ATGCGCGGTGCCGACATACATCAGGATGGGCTGTTCAGCACGGTCAGCCCGGAGCAACGGGTGCCGAAGGACCATCCTCTGCGCCCGATCCGGCGGATGGTCGATCAAGCGCTCAAAGAACTCGACGCTGACTTCGATGCGCTGTATGCCCATATGGGCCGTGACTCGATCCCGCCGGAGAAGCTGCTGCGCGCGCAACTGTTGATGGCGTTCTACACCATCCGCAGCGAACGCCTGTTGGTCGAACAGATCGACTACAACCTGCTGTTTCGCTGGTTTGTGGGCTTTTCCATGGACGATCCGGTCTGGCACCACTCCACGTTTACCAAGAACCGTGACCGCCTGCTTGCAGGCGATGTGGCCCGCACCTTCTTCGCCCGGGTGCTGGATCAGGCCCGTGCGGCCGATCTGCTGTCTAGCGAACACTTCAGCGTCGATGGCACGTTGATCGAAGCGCTGGCCTCGCACAAGAGCTACCGGCCCCGGGACGAGGACGCGCCGCCGAGCGGTGGCGGGCGCAATCCCACGGTGGACTTTCGCGGGCAGAAGCGGTGTCGGGAAACGCACGTCTCCAGGACCGACCCGGATGCCTTGCTGTATCGCAAGAGCGAAGGCACGACCGCCAAGCTCAGCTACCTCGGACACCTGCTGATGGAAAACCGCCACGGCCTGATCGTCGAGTCGCAGACGAGCCAGGCCACCGGCACGGCCGAGCGCGAGGCCGGTGTCGAGCTTGTCGACGCGCTCGGCGGGAGCCACCGGATCACGCTGGGCGCGGACAAGAACTATGACACGCAAGGCTTTGTGGCGGCGATGCGTGGACGAAACGTCACGCCGCATGTGGCTCAGAACACGGCCGGGCGCCGCTCGGCCATCGACGGGCGCACCATCGGCCATCCCGGTTACCGAACCAGCCTGACGATCCGCAAGCGGATCGAAGAATGCTTCGGTTGGCTCAAGACCATTGCGGGTCTGCGCAAAAGTCGGTTTGTCGGACGCGAGAAACTGGATTTCCAGTTTGTGCTCAGCGCGGCGGCCTACAACCTGGTGCGGATGCGCAATCTGGGACTGGCAGCATGTTGA
- a CDS encoding HamA C-terminal domain-containing protein has translation MLPTSEIQALLADTTAFIRHVHHFSHQLPPPPGASAYGVTINTVDLAEKRDDFLRELRNTVCNWVYSKATYRDLFDRALIARGHDIQNAASHIDSLARSKFRRGHPQGQFGELLLFNFLQYFFSAPPILRKMPITTNTAIERHGSDAIHYTATGDSNIIYLGEAKTYKSNYKFNSAFSDALISILNSYNNIDEELSLYVYDDFIEEPLREVARLLKDGDLPNTRYELVCVICYSETKDKEAEDETAIKKKIESIISDRLRNADTSALSGLSSALINRIHYIIFPVWNLDVILSDFDSH, from the coding sequence ATGTTGCCAACATCAGAAATACAAGCACTTCTAGCTGATACAACAGCCTTTATCCGACACGTACATCACTTTTCACATCAATTACCTCCCCCGCCTGGAGCTAGTGCATACGGCGTAACAATCAACACCGTGGACCTGGCTGAAAAAAGAGACGATTTTCTTCGGGAGCTACGCAATACCGTCTGCAACTGGGTGTACTCGAAAGCCACATACAGAGATCTATTCGATCGCGCACTAATAGCACGGGGGCACGACATTCAAAATGCAGCATCTCACATAGATTCACTTGCAAGAAGCAAGTTCCGCCGGGGACACCCACAAGGTCAGTTTGGTGAACTATTATTATTTAATTTCTTACAATACTTTTTTTCAGCGCCACCAATATTGAGAAAAATGCCAATCACAACAAATACCGCTATTGAGCGGCACGGGTCGGACGCCATCCATTACACGGCGACAGGAGATTCAAACATAATATATCTCGGCGAAGCGAAAACATACAAATCTAACTATAAATTCAATTCTGCGTTTTCAGATGCACTTATAAGTATTCTCAATTCATATAATAACATAGATGAGGAACTATCATTATATGTATATGACGATTTCATCGAAGAGCCACTGCGAGAAGTCGCCCGCCTCTTGAAGGATGGTGATTTGCCAAATACACGATATGAACTGGTATGTGTAATTTGCTACTCAGAAACCAAAGATAAAGAAGCCGAAGACGAAACAGCCATAAAGAAAAAAATCGAATCCATAATATCTGATCGTCTACGTAACGCCGACACTAGCGCACTGAGCGGTTTATCTTCAGCACTAATCAATAGAATACATTACATAATTTTCCCCGTTTGGAACCTCGATGTAATCCTTTCAGACTTTGACAGCCACTAA
- a CDS encoding site-specific integrase, with product MATYRKRGERQWEARIRRKGYPDKSATFPTKQQAELWAQSIESQMVRKVYLDTSKAESTSVSELLERYQREVVTQRENYSSDPSRIANLCRYFKDLPLINLTSECVATFRNDRLRCAIPEDASKATQKAIERQNIKEKRVGPASVTREMNILSAAVKHGMSEWGIFLPHGNPVSVVKRPKKEPSRERRPSEAELERLIEHSDSPHLADICHLAVETAMRRGEIANIQWQDVKLSTRQLHIPKTKTGRPRTIPLSQEAVEILLRQLDSLESIPESGYVFPLRADSITQAFIRAREKAAIDDLRFHDLRHEAASRFFEMGLDDMKVAKITGHRDWRSLERYTHLRPDGLANEIDIAKAKLRSQKTVTKSKDL from the coding sequence ATGGCTACATACAGAAAGCGCGGTGAAAGGCAGTGGGAAGCCCGTATTCGCCGAAAGGGCTACCCGGACAAGAGCGCAACCTTCCCGACCAAGCAGCAAGCGGAGCTTTGGGCGCAGTCAATCGAATCGCAGATGGTCCGCAAGGTCTATCTGGATACTTCAAAGGCCGAATCCACTAGCGTTTCCGAACTCCTTGAGCGCTACCAGCGCGAAGTGGTCACTCAGCGCGAGAACTACTCATCCGATCCATCGCGGATCGCGAACCTTTGCCGCTACTTTAAAGACCTTCCGCTCATCAATCTGACATCGGAGTGTGTCGCGACCTTCCGTAATGATCGATTGCGATGCGCCATTCCCGAGGATGCGAGCAAGGCAACGCAAAAGGCCATAGAGCGGCAGAATATTAAGGAGAAACGAGTAGGCCCCGCATCCGTGACCCGAGAAATGAACATTCTGTCTGCGGCGGTCAAGCACGGTATGTCTGAGTGGGGCATCTTCTTACCGCACGGCAATCCGGTCAGCGTCGTGAAACGCCCCAAGAAAGAGCCGAGCCGTGAAAGACGCCCCAGCGAGGCGGAACTCGAACGGCTTATCGAGCACTCCGACTCGCCTCACCTCGCGGACATTTGCCATTTAGCTGTCGAGACCGCCATGCGTCGAGGAGAGATCGCAAACATCCAATGGCAAGATGTCAAACTCTCAACCCGACAACTTCACATACCCAAAACGAAAACCGGGCGTCCTCGTACCATCCCGTTGTCGCAAGAAGCGGTCGAGATCTTGCTGCGTCAGCTAGACAGCCTAGAAAGCATACCCGAGTCGGGTTATGTGTTCCCCCTGCGGGCAGACTCAATCACTCAGGCGTTCATAAGAGCGCGCGAAAAAGCCGCTATCGACGATCTGCGATTCCATGATTTGCGCCATGAAGCCGCCTCTCGCTTTTTTGAGATGGGTTTGGATGATATGAAGGTGGCAAAGATCACAGGACATCGGGATTGGCGTAGTTTGGAGCGCTACACGCATCTCCGACCAGATGGGCTTGCCAACGAAATTGATATTGCAAAAGCTAAACTAAGGTCACAAAAGACCGTCACCAAGAGCAAAGACTTGTAA
- a CDS encoding MarC family protein, translating into MSAYPLTDSLRALVALLAIVNPIGAVPIFVAVTSDQTASDRVRTSRTTAIAVGITLLASAFAGQAILRFFGIDLDAFRVGGGLLILLMAIHMLQGSPNRARNTPEETQEGVAKDEVAVVPLAIPLLAGPGSISTVIITAQNAVGWFGYIALLLSILIVAGVVYVTLRMAVPLSVRLGETGIRIATRVLGLLLAAIAVQFMALGIRGLLPGLA; encoded by the coding sequence ATGTCTGCCTACCCGCTGACCGATTCCTTGCGTGCACTCGTCGCACTGCTGGCCATTGTGAACCCGATCGGTGCCGTACCTATCTTCGTCGCCGTCACCAGCGACCAGACCGCTTCAGACCGTGTACGGACTTCGCGCACTACGGCGATCGCGGTCGGCATCACCCTGCTCGCCTCCGCGTTTGCCGGCCAGGCCATCTTGCGTTTCTTCGGCATCGACCTCGATGCCTTCCGAGTCGGCGGCGGGCTACTGATCCTGTTGATGGCTATACATATGCTCCAGGGCAGCCCGAACCGCGCGCGCAACACTCCGGAGGAAACCCAGGAGGGCGTAGCCAAGGATGAGGTCGCCGTAGTGCCGCTGGCCATCCCTTTACTGGCAGGTCCCGGCAGCATTTCCACCGTGATAATCACCGCACAAAATGCTGTCGGCTGGTTCGGTTACATCGCACTATTACTAAGTATCTTGATCGTAGCAGGCGTGGTCTATGTAACCTTGCGCATGGCGGTACCGCTGTCCGTTCGCCTAGGCGAGACAGGCATTCGTATCGCTACTCGCGTACTCGGGCTCTTGCTCGCCGCCATCGCAGTGCAATTCATGGCTCTAGGTATCCGCGGCTTGCTCCCAGGTCTCGCCTAA
- a CDS encoding porin, whose product MNVKNVFKPKVAALAAAMGLAFAGTAAHAAPTASLFGAIGIVGAYDSPYTQGGQNSWYVSNDASRLGVKGNLGTYDGTTYIYNYTSNIDPVNESGGLSTYIGYLGAKGAWGTFKFGRPLNPFYNAIGATFNPFWWFFTDNTGTRGTDNSIIYTTPTMSGFQASIGIEHIGKGSSSGDKSTADTTLAATYATGPFSFAAAFASYSKYADGSTAYSSAADYNVYGTGASNTYSGEVLKSKAAVSGTYSQGPFSVSLGFFSYKPYNSGTQNEKDITSVNILGSYNFMPKWTVMADFSTTSQSSSSYGIAHKGSFTTLSLAYTPVDPVGLFVEYQYADKKAVQSQLDGIYYGNATKAFGELAIGGYYSF is encoded by the coding sequence ATGAATGTGAAGAATGTGTTTAAACCGAAGGTCGCCGCTTTGGCTGCCGCCATGGGCCTGGCTTTCGCCGGCACGGCTGCGCATGCCGCTCCGACCGCCAGCCTGTTCGGTGCGATTGGTATTGTTGGTGCGTACGACAGCCCCTATACGCAGGGTGGTCAGAATTCGTGGTACGTATCCAACGACGCCTCACGCCTCGGCGTTAAGGGTAACCTCGGTACTTACGACGGCACGACCTACATCTACAACTACACTTCGAATATCGACCCGGTGAATGAGAGCGGCGGGTTAAGCACCTACATCGGGTATCTGGGTGCCAAGGGTGCTTGGGGTACCTTCAAGTTCGGTCGCCCGCTCAATCCGTTCTACAACGCCATCGGCGCCACGTTCAACCCGTTCTGGTGGTTCTTCACGGACAACACCGGTACCCGTGGCACGGATAACTCGATCATCTACACGACTCCGACGATGAGTGGATTCCAGGCATCGATCGGCATTGAGCACATCGGCAAGGGTAGCAGTAGTGGCGACAAGAGCACGGCTGATACCACCCTCGCTGCCACCTACGCCACCGGACCTTTCAGTTTTGCTGCAGCGTTTGCCAGCTACTCGAAGTATGCCGACGGCTCGACTGCATATAGTTCGGCCGCCGACTACAACGTGTACGGAACAGGCGCTAGCAATACTTACTCCGGTGAAGTGCTGAAGAGTAAGGCGGCGGTTAGCGGTACCTACAGCCAGGGGCCGTTCTCGGTGTCGCTCGGCTTCTTCTCGTACAAGCCCTACAACAGCGGTACTCAGAACGAGAAGGACATCACCTCCGTCAACATCCTGGGAAGCTACAACTTCATGCCGAAGTGGACGGTCATGGCAGACTTCTCGACGACGAGTCAGAGCAGTTCCAGCTATGGCATCGCTCACAAGGGTTCGTTCACGACTCTGAGCCTTGCCTACACCCCAGTCGATCCGGTCGGTCTGTTCGTCGAGTATCAGTACGCCGACAAGAAGGCCGTTCAGTCGCAGCTTGATGGTATCTACTACGGTAATGCCACCAAGGCTTTCGGCGAGTTGGCGATTGGCGGTTATTACAGCTTCTAA
- a CDS encoding ABC transporter ATP-binding protein has translation MLEVSGLGKDFGGLQAIDNVSFTLCKNTITGLIGPNGAGKTTLFNTIAGVYKPTRGSITFNDEPIDGLSPHRIFHKGLVRTFQIPRPFPDMSVLENLMVVPARQYGELFWNNWFRRGRVRQQEQEIHDKARETLKFLNLERVTHELAKNLSGGQQKLVEIGRALMADPQLILLDEPGAGVNPSLLAEIIDRIRELHAKGITFLLIEHNMDMVMNLCDPILVMANGKLLMEGDAQTVRTDPRVLDAYLGGSPDE, from the coding sequence ATGCTAGAAGTCAGCGGACTGGGTAAGGACTTCGGTGGTCTGCAGGCCATAGACAATGTCTCCTTTACCCTGTGCAAGAACACCATCACCGGCCTGATCGGCCCCAACGGGGCGGGCAAGACCACACTTTTCAACACCATTGCCGGCGTTTACAAACCGACTCGCGGCAGTATTACCTTCAATGACGAGCCCATTGATGGCCTCTCGCCGCACCGGATCTTCCACAAGGGTCTTGTGCGTACCTTTCAGATTCCTCGGCCATTCCCGGACATGAGCGTGCTCGAAAACCTCATGGTGGTGCCTGCGCGTCAGTACGGGGAGCTTTTCTGGAACAACTGGTTCCGTCGAGGGCGCGTGCGCCAGCAGGAGCAGGAGATTCACGACAAGGCGCGCGAGACGCTCAAATTCCTGAATCTGGAGCGTGTGACCCACGAACTGGCGAAGAATCTTTCCGGCGGCCAGCAGAAGCTGGTCGAGATCGGGCGGGCGCTGATGGCGGACCCTCAGCTGATCCTGCTCGACGAGCCCGGCGCCGGCGTGAATCCGTCGTTGCTGGCCGAGATCATCGACCGTATCCGCGAGCTGCATGCCAAGGGCATCACCTTTCTGCTGATCGAACACAATATGGATATGGTCATGAATCTGTGCGACCCGATCCTGGTCATGGCCAACGGCAAGCTGCTGATGGAAGGCGATGCGCAGACCGTGCGCACCGACCCGCGCGTGCTGGATGCGTATCTGGGAGGCAGCCCCGATGAGTGA
- a CDS encoding ABC transporter ATP-binding protein, with translation MSEPLLKVDNLVAGYNPGVPILRGATIEVMPGEIVTVLGPNGAGKSTLIKSIAGLVPVFSGKVTLDGRDITSLAPHTMVQQGLAYVPQTNNVFARLSVQENLEMGAYTRKEGLQQRLEETYQLFPDLARLRHHPAGKLSGGQRQMVAFGRALMVNPTLLMLDEPSAGLSPKLVGMVFKNVQEVRDTGVTILMVEQNAKAGLLISDRGYVLAEGKEQIMDQAGALLRNPEIGELYLGAKGGLL, from the coding sequence ATGAGTGAACCCCTGCTGAAGGTCGACAACCTCGTCGCCGGCTACAACCCCGGCGTACCCATCCTGCGCGGCGCGACCATCGAGGTCATGCCGGGCGAGATCGTGACCGTGCTCGGCCCGAACGGCGCCGGCAAATCTACCTTGATCAAGTCCATTGCCGGCCTGGTGCCGGTGTTTTCCGGCAAGGTGACGCTTGACGGCCGCGACATTACCTCCTTGGCCCCGCACACCATGGTGCAGCAGGGGCTGGCCTACGTGCCACAGACCAACAATGTCTTCGCGCGGCTGAGCGTGCAGGAAAACCTCGAGATGGGGGCCTATACCCGCAAAGAGGGTCTGCAGCAGCGCCTCGAGGAAACCTACCAGCTGTTCCCCGATCTGGCGCGCCTGCGCCATCACCCTGCGGGCAAGCTGTCCGGTGGGCAGCGGCAGATGGTGGCCTTCGGCCGGGCGCTGATGGTGAATCCGACGCTGCTCATGCTCGACGAGCCTTCGGCGGGTCTCTCGCCCAAGCTCGTGGGCATGGTGTTCAAGAATGTCCAGGAGGTGCGCGATACCGGCGTCACCATCCTGATGGTGGAACAGAACGCCAAGGCGGGCCTGCTGATCTCGGATCGAGGTTACGTGTTGGCGGAGGGCAAGGAACAAATCATGGATCAGGCGGGTGCGCTGCTGCGTAACCCCGAAATCGGCGAGCTGTATCTCGGCGCCAAGGGAGGGTTGCTATGA
- a CDS encoding branched-chain amino acid ABC transporter permease has translation MIGQYLADGIVLGSTIALGAIGLTLTYNILNFANFAHGSLLSWGAYFGLVFVMSFAGIQGGDTFGSLSFGWPFIVALFGAAVLTSGLALLVDWLVFRPLRRSNIQVALVFASFGASLLLRNFIVVFFGPEPHYYNNSIEIAKEILPGVRMTSDQIFVVVLAAVLVVALHLFLTRTKLGKAMRATADNTALAQVTGINVQGVVRWTWVVGASLAAVGGMFFGLTVQILPEMGFNLVLPLFAAAILGGIGSVYGAVLGGLVIGIAQDVSVMFISPAYKPAVSFVIMIIVLLVRPTGILGEKK, from the coding sequence ATGATCGGCCAGTATCTCGCGGACGGCATCGTCCTCGGCTCGACCATCGCGCTGGGCGCAATCGGCCTGACGCTCACCTACAACATTCTCAACTTCGCCAATTTTGCACACGGCTCGCTGCTTTCCTGGGGCGCATACTTCGGGCTGGTGTTCGTCATGTCGTTTGCCGGCATCCAGGGCGGCGATACCTTTGGCTCGCTGTCGTTCGGCTGGCCGTTCATCGTCGCGCTCTTCGGCGCTGCGGTGCTGACCTCCGGGCTGGCGCTGTTGGTCGACTGGTTGGTGTTCCGACCGCTGCGGCGCAGCAATATCCAGGTGGCCCTGGTGTTCGCCTCCTTCGGCGCCTCGCTGTTGTTGCGTAACTTCATCGTGGTGTTTTTCGGCCCCGAACCGCACTATTACAACAACTCCATCGAGATCGCCAAGGAGATCCTGCCAGGCGTGCGCATGACCTCGGATCAGATCTTCGTGGTGGTGCTCGCGGCGGTGCTGGTGGTGGCGCTGCATCTGTTCCTGACACGTACGAAGCTGGGCAAGGCAATGCGCGCGACTGCAGACAACACCGCGTTGGCGCAGGTCACCGGCATCAACGTACAGGGTGTGGTGCGCTGGACCTGGGTGGTCGGCGCCTCGCTGGCCGCGGTCGGCGGCATGTTCTTCGGCCTGACCGTGCAGATTCTGCCGGAAATGGGCTTCAATCTGGTTCTGCCGCTGTTCGCTGCGGCGATTCTGGGCGGTATCGGTAGCGTCTACGGTGCGGTGCTAGGCGGTCTCGTGATCGGCATCGCACAGGACGTGTCGGTGATGTTCATCTCGCCAGCCTACAAGCCCGCCGTGTCCTTCGTGATTATGATCATTGTCCTGCTGGTACGTCCGACGGGCATTCTCGGAGAAAAGAAATGA
- a CDS encoding branched-chain amino acid ABC transporter permease, translating into MTGVISYLVFFLILASIYGIVSLGLNLQWGYTGLFNIGVAGFFAVGAYTYAILASDPTMNHLGGFDVPMPLSMIAAMIVTGIAALIIGLPTLRLRDDYLAIATIGIAFTIQLVAMNMQWLTGGTQGIYNIPQPLSSAFGSNFEYNVFFLVMVLAILFVVYIALERMVHSPWGRVLMAIREDETAASSVGKDAFSYRLQSFVIGSMIMGLGGALYACFIKYISPQDFQPVMTFQIWAMLIIGGSGNNRGAMLGALLVWMLWSGSGTLVQAILPASLQVKGGAFQIILIGLVLMLTLIFKPRGILGTRRAIIPGAKQAP; encoded by the coding sequence ATGACCGGCGTGATTTCCTATCTCGTCTTTTTCCTTATTCTCGCGTCCATCTACGGCATCGTTTCGCTCGGGCTGAATCTGCAGTGGGGCTATACGGGGCTGTTCAACATCGGTGTGGCCGGTTTCTTTGCGGTCGGCGCGTACACCTACGCCATTCTGGCGAGCGATCCGACGATGAATCACCTCGGCGGTTTCGATGTGCCGATGCCGTTGAGCATGATCGCGGCAATGATCGTCACCGGGATTGCCGCGCTGATCATCGGCCTGCCAACGTTGCGGCTGCGCGACGATTACCTGGCCATTGCCACCATCGGTATCGCCTTCACCATTCAGTTGGTCGCGATGAACATGCAGTGGCTGACCGGCGGCACGCAGGGCATCTATAACATCCCGCAGCCGCTCAGCTCGGCCTTCGGTTCGAACTTCGAATACAACGTCTTCTTCCTGGTGATGGTGCTGGCCATTCTGTTCGTGGTCTACATCGCCTTGGAACGCATGGTGCATTCGCCCTGGGGGCGGGTGCTGATGGCGATCCGCGAGGACGAGACGGCGGCAAGCTCGGTGGGCAAGGACGCGTTCAGTTACCGCCTGCAGTCCTTCGTCATCGGTTCGATGATCATGGGCCTCGGCGGCGCGCTGTATGCCTGCTTCATCAAATACATCAGCCCACAGGACTTCCAGCCGGTAATGACCTTCCAGATCTGGGCCATGCTCATCATCGGCGGCAGCGGCAACAACCGCGGCGCGATGCTTGGCGCGTTGCTGGTCTGGATGCTGTGGAGCGGCAGCGGCACCTTGGTGCAGGCCATTCTCCCGGCCAGCCTGCAGGTCAAGGGCGGCGCCTTCCAGATCATTCTCATTGGCCTGGTCCTGATGCTGACCCTGAT